From Sphingopyxis sp. MWB1, a single genomic window includes:
- a CDS encoding XrtA/PEP-CTERM system exopolysaccharide export protein — translation MISSASPRALGVARAALVAGIAATALAGCAGVGGNAPELPSANFVENREGPGEEYIIGPLDELQIFVWRNPELGGKVQVRPDGRITTPLITDMPAVGKTPTMLQQDIKLQLGQYINDPIVSVIVTSFNSTFSQQVRIVGATEKPASIPYRANMTVLDAMIAVGGLGEFAAGNKARLVRFDKGTGKQREYGLRLNDLIKRGDVKANVRLQPGDVIIIPESMF, via the coding sequence ATGATTTCCTCTGCTTCGCCCCGCGCCCTTGGTGTCGCCCGCGCCGCATTGGTTGCTGGCATTGCCGCGACCGCGCTTGCCGGCTGTGCAGGTGTGGGCGGTAATGCCCCGGAACTCCCCAGCGCCAATTTCGTGGAAAATCGTGAAGGCCCGGGTGAGGAATATATCATCGGCCCGCTCGATGAGTTGCAGATTTTCGTCTGGCGCAACCCCGAGCTAGGCGGCAAGGTTCAGGTGCGCCCCGATGGCCGCATCACTACGCCGCTGATCACTGATATGCCAGCGGTCGGCAAGACGCCGACCATGCTCCAACAGGATATCAAGCTTCAGCTCGGCCAATATATCAATGATCCGATCGTCAGCGTGATCGTGACCAGCTTCAACAGCACCTTCTCTCAACAGGTGCGGATCGTGGGGGCAACCGAAAAGCCTGCGTCCATTCCTTATCGCGCCAATATGACGGTGCTTGATGCGATGATCGCGGTGGGCGGCCTGGGGGAATTTGCCGCAGGGAACAAGGCTCGGCTCGTCCGGTTCGACAAGGGGACGGGCAAACAGCGCGAATATGGGCTTCGCCTCAACGATTTGATCAAAAGAGGGGATGTAAAGGCCAATGTCCGCCTGCAACCGGGCGACGTGATCATCATTCCCGAAAGCATGTTCTAA
- a CDS encoding pyridoxal-dependent decarboxylase, exosortase A system-associated, with protein MKPHGPIPPAYSSDSEGMLLVGGQRVDALVEQAGDTPLFLYNAAMLGARVAEWRVAMPDMVQLHYAMKANPFGPLLAHMAGLVDGLDVASGGELEMALASGMDAAHISFAGPGKRDRELEAAIAAGVTLNLESTGEAERALAIADRLGVRPRLAVRVNPDFDLKGSGMKMGGGAKPFGVDARAVPALVRRLIDAGADWQGFHIFAGSQALSADAIAETQAQTVALAGELAEEAGATPPLVNLGGGMGVPYFPGDQAVDAPAVGQALGATLEARAPVLKNSHFAMELGRWLVAEAGVYLTRIVDRKVSHGETFLVTDGGLHHQLAASGNFGTVIRRNYPIAVAHAFGREPAESVSVVGCLCTPLDRLGDQVALPRADVGDLVAIFQAGAYGASASPATFLGQGPAKEMLV; from the coding sequence ATGAAACCCCATGGCCCGATCCCGCCCGCTTATTCCAGCGACAGCGAGGGCATGTTGCTCGTGGGCGGCCAGCGCGTCGATGCGCTGGTCGAGCAGGCAGGCGACACGCCGCTCTTTCTCTATAACGCCGCCATGCTTGGCGCGCGCGTCGCCGAATGGCGCGTGGCGATGCCCGACATGGTACAGCTTCATTATGCGATGAAGGCCAATCCCTTTGGCCCCTTGCTCGCGCATATGGCGGGGCTGGTCGATGGCCTCGACGTTGCTTCGGGCGGCGAATTGGAGATGGCGCTGGCAAGCGGCATGGATGCTGCTCACATCAGCTTTGCCGGGCCGGGCAAGCGTGACCGCGAACTGGAAGCCGCCATCGCGGCGGGCGTCACGCTCAACCTTGAATCAACGGGCGAGGCCGAGCGGGCACTGGCGATCGCCGACAGGCTGGGCGTTCGCCCGCGCCTTGCCGTGCGGGTCAATCCCGATTTCGACCTGAAAGGGTCAGGGATGAAAATGGGCGGCGGCGCCAAGCCTTTTGGCGTCGATGCGCGCGCGGTTCCGGCGCTCGTCCGCCGCCTGATCGATGCGGGCGCCGATTGGCAGGGCTTTCATATTTTCGCCGGATCGCAGGCGCTCTCCGCCGATGCCATTGCCGAGACACAGGCGCAGACGGTGGCACTGGCGGGAGAGCTTGCAGAGGAAGCGGGGGCAACGCCGCCGCTCGTCAATCTGGGCGGGGGCATGGGCGTGCCCTATTTCCCCGGCGATCAGGCGGTTGACGCTCCCGCTGTGGGGCAGGCGCTGGGGGCAACGCTCGAAGCGCGCGCGCCGGTTCTGAAGAACAGCCATTTCGCCATGGAACTGGGCCGCTGGCTCGTCGCCGAAGCGGGGGTCTATCTGACGCGGATCGTCGACCGGAAGGTCAGCCATGGCGAGACTTTTCTGGTCACCGACGGCGGGCTTCATCATCAGCTGGCCGCGAGCGGCAACTTCGGCACGGTGATCCGCCGCAACTATCCCATCGCCGTCGCTCATGCCTTCGGACGCGAGCCCGCCGAAAGCGTCAGCGTCGTGGGCTGCCTTTGCACGCCGCTCGACCGTCTGGGCGATCAGGTCGCGCTGCCCCGCGCCGATGTCGGCGATCTGGTTGCGATTTTTCAGGCGGGCGCCTATGGAGCCTCCGCCAGTCCGGCCACATTCCTGGGGCAGGGCCCGGCCAAGGAAATGCTCGTTTAA
- a CDS encoding acyl-CoA ligase (AMP-forming), exosortase A system-associated — protein MTKAEKPMSHPIDHLTLRGAADAPALLIGDAVISFADLDAGVSRLAAWLRAQVGGKGERVASWSGKTRLACLMPLAAARAGLVHVPINPLLKAPQAAHILADSGARLLITNKARADMLAGERPPDCAFADLQTAEAAIDDMGADDAALPPSDAAPDDLVAILYTSGSTGRPKGVMLSHANLWLGAESVATYLKIAADDRVLGVLPLSFDYGQNQLLSTWYAGAAVAPLDYLTPRDVVKAVARHRATTLAGVPPLWVQLTEIDWPADASTSLRRLTNSGGALTPALIEAMRATFAGADIYPMYGLTEAFRSTFLDPALVADHPTSMGRAIPHAEILVSRPDGSLADDGEAGELVHCGPLVAQGYWQDAQRTAQRFKPAPPASRYGGMAVWSGDTVRRDADGLLYFVGRDDAMIKTAGNRVSPTEIEDAATQSDLVQEAVAFGVPDDRLGAAIILIVRGGEQGAGDAEGLAKYLRQNLPNFMQPKEIVWQDALPRNPNGKLDRVAIEREWKAKEIAA, from the coding sequence ATGACCAAAGCCGAAAAACCTATGTCGCATCCGATCGACCATCTGACCCTGCGCGGCGCGGCCGACGCACCCGCCCTGCTGATCGGCGATGCTGTCATCAGCTTTGCCGATCTCGACGCGGGCGTATCCCGCCTTGCCGCCTGGCTCCGCGCGCAAGTGGGCGGAAAGGGCGAAAGGGTCGCAAGCTGGAGCGGGAAGACGCGGCTTGCCTGCCTGATGCCCTTGGCGGCGGCGCGCGCCGGGCTGGTGCATGTGCCCATCAACCCGCTGCTGAAAGCGCCGCAGGCCGCGCATATATTAGCCGACAGCGGCGCGCGGCTCTTGATCACCAACAAGGCGCGCGCCGATATGCTGGCGGGAGAGCGCCCTCCCGATTGCGCCTTTGCTGATTTACAGACGGCGGAAGCGGCGATTGACGACATGGGCGCTGATGATGCCGCGCTCCCGCCATCCGATGCCGCGCCCGACGATCTGGTGGCCATTCTTTATACCAGCGGCTCGACGGGACGCCCCAAGGGCGTGATGCTGAGCCACGCCAATCTCTGGCTGGGGGCGGAAAGCGTTGCCACCTATTTGAAAATCGCGGCCGATGATCGCGTGCTGGGGGTGCTGCCGCTCAGCTTCGACTATGGACAGAATCAGCTGTTATCAACCTGGTATGCGGGCGCGGCGGTGGCGCCGCTCGACTATCTCACCCCGCGCGATGTGGTAAAGGCGGTGGCGCGTCACCGGGCCACCACCCTGGCGGGCGTTCCTCCGCTCTGGGTGCAATTGACCGAAATCGACTGGCCCGCCGACGCGTCGACTTCGCTGCGGCGGCTGACCAACAGCGGCGGCGCGCTGACGCCTGCGCTGATCGAGGCGATGCGCGCGACCTTTGCGGGGGCGGATATTTATCCCATGTATGGGCTGACCGAGGCATTTCGTTCGACTTTTCTCGATCCCGCGCTGGTTGCCGATCATCCCACTTCGATGGGGCGCGCTATTCCCCATGCCGAAATATTGGTCTCCCGCCCCGATGGCAGCCTCGCCGATGATGGCGAAGCGGGGGAGCTCGTTCATTGCGGCCCGCTCGTCGCGCAGGGCTATTGGCAGGATGCCCAACGCACGGCGCAGCGTTTCAAGCCTGCACCGCCCGCGTCGCGCTATGGCGGCATGGCGGTCTGGTCGGGCGATACGGTGCGCCGCGACGCCGACGGCCTTCTCTATTTTGTGGGCCGCGACGATGCGATGATCAAGACGGCGGGCAACCGTGTCAGCCCCACCGAGATAGAGGATGCCGCCACTCAGTCGGATCTGGTGCAGGAAGCCGTGGCTTTTGGCGTTCCCGACGATCGGCTGGGCGCGGCGATCATCCTGATCGTGCGTGGCGGCGAGCAAGGGGCGGGCGATGCCGAGGGTCTGGCCAAATATCTGCGCCAGAATTTGCCGAACTTCATGCAGCCCAAGGAAATTGTCTGGCAGGACGCGCTGCCGCGCAACCCCAATGGCAAGCTCGATCGTGTCGCCATCGAACGTGAATGGAAAGCAAAGGAGATCGCCGCATGA
- a CDS encoding GNAT family N-acetyltransferase has product MQGNGEHHANDRVWRAEGFASPFDQPAWFDLLTAHGFAGEGRADAYGEAEDTSAWLPLKAEKAGQVTGLTNWYSFSIRPLFSGGDRQDAALDDLFHRLRTQAARLSLYPVPDAEREILAAALRAAGWWVDALPKGDRHWLDLGGMSHDEWWQSRPGALRSTVKRKAKKGVVDLEIITRFDPAHWAAYETIYAASWKPEEGDPALLRAFAEQESTRGSFRMGLARIAGEAVAAQYWTVEDGTAFIHKLAHVEDKVKASPGTLLSAALFRHVIEVDGVRRVDFGTGNDAYKRDWMNRHEPLWHIEAFNPARIAAWSPALKAFVRPALRKIS; this is encoded by the coding sequence ATGCAAGGGAACGGTGAACATCACGCTAATGATCGCGTCTGGCGCGCAGAGGGCTTTGCCTCGCCCTTTGACCAGCCCGCATGGTTCGATTTGCTCACCGCCCATGGCTTTGCGGGTGAAGGCCGCGCCGATGCCTATGGGGAGGCCGAGGACACAAGCGCCTGGTTGCCGCTCAAGGCGGAAAAGGCCGGGCAGGTTACGGGGCTGACCAACTGGTATAGTTTTTCCATCCGCCCCCTGTTCAGCGGGGGCGACCGGCAGGATGCCGCGCTTGATGATCTTTTTCACCGTTTGCGGACACAGGCTGCACGGCTCAGCCTTTATCCCGTGCCCGATGCCGAACGCGAAATATTGGCCGCCGCCCTGCGCGCCGCGGGATGGTGGGTCGATGCCCTTCCCAAAGGGGACCGGCACTGGCTCGACCTGGGCGGCATGAGCCATGATGAGTGGTGGCAAAGCCGCCCCGGTGCGCTTCGCAGCACGGTGAAGCGCAAGGCGAAGAAAGGCGTTGTCGATCTGGAGATTATCACCCGCTTCGACCCGGCGCATTGGGCGGCTTATGAAACCATTTATGCCGCGAGCTGGAAACCCGAAGAGGGAGACCCCGCCCTCCTCCGGGCTTTTGCCGAGCAGGAAAGCACCCGCGGAAGCTTTCGCATGGGACTGGCGCGCATTGCCGGTGAGGCGGTCGCGGCGCAATATTGGACGGTGGAAGATGGCACCGCCTTCATTCACAAGCTCGCCCATGTCGAGGACAAGGTGAAAGCATCGCCGGGCACGCTATTGTCGGCGGCGCTGTTTCGTCATGTCATCGAGGTGGACGGGGTGCGCCGGGTCGATTTCGGGACAGGAAATGACGCCTATAAACGCGATTGGATGAACCGGCATGAGCCGCTTTGGCATATCGAGGCTTTTAATCCGGCGCGCATCGCGGCATGGAGCCCCGCATTGAAAGCCTTTGTGCGCCCCGCTTTGAGGAAAATTTCGTGA
- a CDS encoding acyl carrier protein — protein MTETPATAADTTLRALLADILGLGEERAAELTPDSGLFGELPEFDSMAVATVLTEMEDRLGIIIDDDEVEGEIFETYGKLLAFAQSKLNG, from the coding sequence GTGACCGAAACGCCTGCAACCGCCGCCGATACGACCCTGCGCGCCCTGCTCGCCGATATTCTCGGCCTTGGCGAAGAGCGCGCTGCCGAGCTGACCCCCGACAGCGGATTGTTCGGCGAACTTCCCGAATTTGACTCGATGGCGGTCGCCACGGTACTCACCGAAATGGAAGACCGGCTCGGGATCATTATCGACGATGATGAAGTCGAGGGCGAGATTTTCGAAACCTATGGCAAGCTTCTCGCCTTCGCGCAGAGCAAGCTCAACGGCTGA
- a CDS encoding hydrolase 1, exosortase A system-associated — MRRHLTFACEGAELAGTLDAAAGATGLLILSGGNEIRSGAHRGMAMLAARVAAAGYPVFRFDRRGIGDSEGENSGFESSAPDIAAAIATFRAAAPQVARMAAFGNCDAASALLLHQPLALDALILANPWTYETAESEAEGEEEAPDLPPASAIRARYMARLKDPKSLLRLLKGEVDLGKLLRGLSALGKGSAAASPDSLAARLDAAMAALACPAHILLATGDRTAQAFVDRCNPGALPVTRVDSSSHSFAGEDAIWLERQILDLLARLPSR; from the coding sequence ATGCGGCGTCATCTGACCTTTGCCTGCGAGGGCGCCGAACTCGCCGGGACGCTTGACGCGGCAGCGGGCGCCACCGGCCTGTTGATCCTGTCGGGCGGCAATGAAATACGCAGCGGCGCGCATCGCGGCATGGCGATGCTGGCGGCGCGCGTAGCGGCGGCGGGCTACCCCGTCTTCCGCTTTGACCGGCGGGGTATCGGCGACAGCGAAGGCGAAAACAGCGGCTTTGAAAGCAGCGCCCCTGATATTGCCGCGGCTATCGCGACCTTTCGCGCGGCCGCCCCGCAAGTCGCGCGCATGGCCGCTTTTGGCAATTGCGACGCGGCCAGCGCGCTGTTGCTGCACCAGCCGCTGGCGCTGGACGCGCTGATCCTTGCCAATCCCTGGACCTATGAGACGGCGGAGAGCGAAGCCGAAGGGGAAGAGGAAGCCCCTGACCTGCCCCCCGCTTCAGCCATTCGGGCGCGCTATATGGCGCGGCTGAAAGATCCCAAAAGCCTGTTGCGGCTGCTGAAGGGCGAGGTTGATCTGGGCAAGCTGCTGCGCGGGCTTTCCGCGCTTGGCAAAGGCAGCGCGGCAGCATCGCCCGACAGTCTGGCCGCACGGCTCGACGCCGCCATGGCCGCGCTCGCTTGCCCCGCCCATATCCTGCTGGCCACCGGCGACCGCACCGCGCAGGCCTTTGTGGATCGCTGCAACCCCGGCGCGCTGCCCGTCACGCGCGTCGACAGCAGCTCACACAGCTTTGCGGGCGAAGATGCCATATGGCTTGAACGCCAGATATTGGACCTGTTGGCCCGCCTCCCTTCCCGTTGA
- the trxB gene encoding thioredoxin-disulfide reductase: MPTTHHTKMLILGSGPAGLSAAIYAARAGMQPIVVQGLQPGGQLTITTDVENYPGFAEVIQGPWLMEQMTAQATHVGTSMIWDTIVDVDLSERPFKLTGDGGDVYIAETLVIATGAQAKWLGVPGEQELGGKGVSACATCDGFFYRGKKVVVIGGGNTAVEEALYLTNHSNDVTLIHRRDSLRAEKILQDRLFANPKISILWNKKVERFVGGEGAAGLVGVDLVDTVTGEASHIATDGGFVAIGHSPSTELFKGKLPLDDGGYLEVTPGTSLTAIPGVFAAGDVTDKVYRQAVTAAGMGCMAALDAERFLAEAEFHAMADA, from the coding sequence ATGCCCACTACCCATCACACCAAAATGCTCATTCTCGGCTCGGGTCCGGCGGGCCTGTCCGCCGCCATTTACGCCGCGCGGGCGGGGATGCAGCCGATCGTCGTGCAGGGGCTTCAGCCGGGCGGACAGCTGACCATCACCACCGATGTCGAAAACTACCCCGGCTTTGCCGAAGTCATTCAGGGCCCCTGGCTGATGGAGCAGATGACGGCGCAGGCGACGCATGTCGGCACCAGCATGATCTGGGACACGATCGTCGATGTCGATCTGTCAGAGCGTCCCTTCAAGCTGACGGGCGACGGCGGCGATGTCTATATCGCCGAAACGCTGGTGATCGCGACCGGGGCGCAAGCGAAATGGCTTGGCGTTCCCGGTGAACAGGAATTGGGCGGCAAGGGCGTTTCGGCCTGCGCGACCTGCGACGGTTTTTTCTATCGCGGCAAGAAAGTCGTCGTAATCGGCGGCGGCAATACGGCGGTCGAGGAAGCGCTCTACCTTACCAATCACAGCAATGACGTGACGCTGATCCACCGCCGCGACAGCCTGCGCGCGGAAAAAATCCTGCAGGACCGCCTTTTTGCCAATCCGAAGATCAGCATCTTGTGGAACAAGAAGGTGGAACGCTTCGTCGGCGGTGAAGGCGCGGCGGGCCTCGTCGGCGTCGATCTGGTCGATACGGTGACGGGTGAGGCGAGCCATATCGCGACCGACGGCGGTTTCGTCGCCATCGGCCACAGCCCCTCGACCGAATTGTTCAAGGGCAAGCTGCCGCTCGATGACGGCGGCTATCTTGAGGTCACGCCCGGAACCTCGCTGACGGCGATTCCCGGCGTTTTTGCGGCAGGCGATGTGACTGACAAAGTCTATCGCCAGGCGGTGACCGCGGCGGGCATGGGCTGCATGGCGGCGCTCGATGCTGAACGCTTCCTTGCCGAAGCCGAATTTCACGCGATGGCCGACGCCTGA
- the rpoC gene encoding DNA-directed RNA polymerase subunit beta', with the protein MNQLTNFMNPVAKPETFDMIKIGIASPERIRSWSFGEIKKPETINYRTFKPERDGLFCARIFGPIKDYECLCGKYKRMKYKGIVCEKCGVEVTVTKVRRERMGHIELAAPVAHIWFLKSLPSRIGLLLDMQLKQLERVLYFEAYIVLEPGLTPLEKFQLLTEDELLDAQDEYGEDAFSAGIGAEAIRVLLENLDLEQERVDLMEELATTKSELKPKKIIKRLKVVESFIDSGNRPEWMILEVVPVIPPELRPLVPLDGGRFATSDLNDLYRRVINRNNRLKRLMELRAPDIIVRNEKRMLQEAVDALFDNGRRGRTITGANKRPLKSLSDMLKGKQGRFRQNLLGKRVDYSGRSVIVTGPELKLHQCGLPKKMALELFKPFIYARLDAKGLSMTLKQAKKWVEKERKEVWDILDEVIREHPVLLNRAPTLHRLGIQAFEPVLIEGKAIQLHPLVCAAFNADFDGDQMAVHVPLSLEAQLEARVLMMSTNNILSPANGKPIIVPSQDMVLGLYYLSLEREGEPGEGMLLADMAEVHQALYTGAVTLHSKIISRVPQTDEQGNQYLKRFETTPGRMLIGECLPKSHKVPFEIVNRLLTKKEIGDVIDQVYRHTGQKETVLFADAIMALGFRNAFKAGISFGKDDMIIPAAKEKLVDDTRALVKDFEQQYQDGLITQQEKYNKAIDAWSQCGDKVANAMMDEIRATPKLDDGRLAPINSIYMMAHSGARGSQAQMKQLAGMRGLMAKPSGEIIETPIISNFKEGLTVLEYFNSTHGARKGLADTALKTANSGYLTRRLVDVSQDCVVIEEDCGTTRGMEMRAIVQGGAVIASLGERILGRTTLEDVTDAEGNVLAPVGTLLDEPTVAQIEEAEVQAVKIRSPLVCEASLGVCGKCYGRDLARGTPVNIGEAVGVIAAQSIGEPGTQLTMRTFHIGGAAQVNEQSNLEAISDGTIEYREMETIVDQRGRRLALSRSGEIAIIDSEGRERASHKLPYGAQIMHKDGEKVKKGDRIAEWDPFTMPLITEKQGVVKYQDLIDTKTLTEQVDEATGIAQRVVTEYRVTGRGKKEDLQPRLTLLDDASGEAARYLLAVGTMISVEDGQEVQAGDVLARVSREASKTRDITGGLPRVAELFEARIPKDNSVIAKISGRIEFVKDYKAKRKIAIVPEEGDPVEYLIPKSKVLEVQEGDQVKRGDALISGSPNPHDILDVMGVEALAEFLVAEIQEVYRLQGVKINDKHIEVIVRQMLQKVEITNGGDTTLLPGEQLDYLEMMEYNAKLPKNGKPAEGRPVLLGITKASLQTRSFVSAASFQETTRVLTEASVQGKVDSLQGLKENVIVGRLIPAGTGAAMNRVRVTASSKDAALRAAMRAASDAQLAASESVKQAAAAEPAPVAEAVASDDVIVEERPEGEA; encoded by the coding sequence ATGAACCAGCTTACCAACTTCATGAACCCGGTCGCGAAGCCCGAAACCTTCGACATGATCAAGATCGGCATCGCGAGCCCCGAGCGCATTCGTTCCTGGTCGTTCGGCGAGATCAAGAAGCCCGAAACGATCAACTACCGTACGTTCAAGCCCGAGCGTGACGGCCTGTTCTGCGCACGCATCTTTGGTCCGATCAAAGATTATGAATGCCTGTGCGGCAAGTATAAGCGCATGAAATACAAGGGCATCGTCTGCGAAAAATGCGGTGTCGAAGTCACGGTCACGAAGGTGCGCCGCGAGCGGATGGGCCATATCGAGCTCGCCGCGCCGGTCGCGCACATCTGGTTCCTGAAATCGCTGCCGTCGCGCATCGGCCTGTTGCTCGACATGCAGCTGAAGCAGCTCGAGCGCGTCCTTTATTTTGAAGCCTATATCGTTCTTGAGCCCGGCCTGACGCCGCTCGAAAAGTTCCAGCTTCTGACCGAAGACGAACTGCTCGACGCGCAGGACGAATATGGCGAAGACGCCTTCTCGGCCGGCATCGGTGCCGAAGCGATCCGCGTGCTCCTCGAAAATCTCGATCTGGAGCAAGAGCGCGTTGACTTGATGGAAGAGCTGGCGACGACCAAGTCGGAGCTCAAGCCCAAGAAGATCATCAAGCGCCTGAAGGTTGTGGAATCCTTCATCGATTCCGGCAACCGCCCCGAATGGATGATCCTCGAAGTCGTGCCCGTGATCCCGCCCGAACTGCGCCCGTTGGTGCCGCTCGACGGCGGCCGCTTCGCGACGTCGGACCTCAACGACCTCTATCGCCGCGTGATCAACCGTAACAATCGTTTGAAGCGCCTGATGGAACTGCGCGCGCCGGACATTATCGTCCGTAACGAGAAGCGCATGCTGCAGGAAGCCGTGGACGCGCTGTTCGACAACGGCCGCCGCGGCCGCACGATCACTGGCGCCAACAAGCGTCCGCTGAAGTCGCTGTCGGACATGCTCAAGGGCAAGCAGGGTCGCTTCCGTCAGAACCTGCTCGGCAAGCGCGTCGACTATTCGGGCCGTTCGGTCATCGTGACCGGTCCCGAACTCAAGCTGCACCAGTGCGGCCTGCCCAAGAAGATGGCGCTCGAGCTGTTCAAGCCGTTCATCTACGCCCGCCTCGACGCCAAGGGTCTGTCGATGACCCTGAAACAGGCGAAGAAGTGGGTCGAAAAGGAACGCAAGGAAGTCTGGGACATCCTCGACGAAGTCATTCGCGAGCACCCGGTCCTCCTGAACCGCGCGCCGACGCTCCACCGCCTCGGCATCCAGGCGTTCGAGCCGGTGCTGATCGAAGGCAAGGCGATCCAGCTTCACCCGCTGGTTTGCGCCGCGTTCAATGCCGACTTCGACGGTGACCAAATGGCGGTCCACGTGCCGCTCAGCCTTGAAGCGCAGCTGGAAGCGCGCGTGCTGATGATGTCGACCAACAACATCCTGAGCCCCGCGAACGGTAAGCCGATCATCGTTCCTTCGCAGGACATGGTGCTGGGTCTCTATTACCTGTCACTCGAACGCGAAGGCGAACCGGGCGAGGGTATGCTTCTTGCCGATATGGCCGAGGTGCATCAGGCGCTCTACACGGGTGCCGTCACGCTGCACTCGAAGATTATCAGCCGCGTTCCGCAGACCGACGAGCAGGGCAATCAATATCTGAAGCGCTTCGAAACCACGCCGGGCCGCATGCTGATCGGCGAATGCCTGCCGAAGTCGCACAAGGTGCCGTTCGAGATCGTCAACCGCCTTCTCACCAAGAAGGAAATCGGCGACGTGATCGATCAAGTCTATCGCCATACCGGCCAGAAAGAGACGGTGCTGTTCGCCGACGCCATCATGGCGCTGGGCTTCCGCAATGCGTTCAAGGCGGGCATCAGCTTTGGCAAGGATGATATGATCATTCCGGCGGCCAAGGAAAAGCTGGTCGACGACACGCGCGCGCTGGTGAAGGATTTCGAGCAGCAGTATCAGGACGGCCTGATCACGCAGCAGGAAAAATACAATAAGGCCATTGATGCGTGGTCGCAGTGCGGCGACAAGGTCGCGAACGCGATGATGGACGAAATCCGCGCGACGCCGAAGCTGGACGATGGCCGTCTCGCCCCGATCAACTCCATCTATATGATGGCGCATTCGGGTGCGCGTGGTTCGCAGGCGCAGATGAAGCAGCTTGCAGGCATGCGCGGCCTGATGGCCAAGCCGTCGGGCGAGATCATCGAAACCCCGATTATCTCGAACTTCAAGGAAGGCCTGACCGTCCTTGAATATTTCAACTCGACCCACGGTGCGCGTAAGGGTCTGGCCGATACGGCGCTCAAGACGGCGAACTCGGGTTATCTGACCCGCCGTCTGGTCGACGTGTCGCAGGACTGCGTCGTGATCGAGGAAGATTGCGGCACCACCCGCGGCATGGAAATGCGCGCCATCGTTCAAGGGGGCGCGGTGATCGCGTCGCTGGGCGAGCGTATTTTGGGCCGCACGACGCTGGAAGATGTCACCGACGCCGAGGGCAACGTCTTGGCGCCGGTCGGCACCTTGCTCGACGAGCCCACGGTGGCCCAGATCGAGGAAGCCGAAGTGCAGGCGGTCAAGATCCGTTCGCCCTTGGTTTGCGAAGCCTCGCTGGGCGTTTGCGGCAAATGCTATGGCCGCGACCTTGCGCGCGGCACGCCGGTGAATATCGGCGAAGCGGTCGGCGTCATCGCGGCGCAGTCGATCGGGGAGCCGGGTACGCAGCTGACGATGCGTACCTTCCACATCGGCGGTGCGGCGCAGGTTAACGAGCAGTCGAACCTGGAAGCGATTTCGGACGGTACAATCGAGTATCGCGAGATGGAAACCATCGTCGATCAGCGAGGCCGCCGTTTGGCGCTCTCGCGTTCGGGCGAGATCGCGATCATCGACAGCGAAGGCCGCGAACGCGCTTCGCACAAGCTGCCCTATGGTGCGCAGATCATGCACAAGGACGGCGAAAAGGTGAAGAAGGGCGACCGGATTGCCGAATGGGATCCGTTCACCATGCCGCTGATCACCGAAAAGCAGGGTGTCGTTAAATATCAGGATTTGATCGACACCAAGACGCTGACCGAACAGGTTGACGAGGCAACGGGCATCGCCCAGCGCGTCGTCACCGAATATCGCGTCACCGGACGCGGCAAGAAGGAAGACCTCCAGCCGCGTCTGACCCTGCTTGACGATGCGAGCGGCGAAGCCGCGCGTTATCTGCTAGCGGTGGGCACGATGATCTCGGTCGAGGACGGCCAGGAAGTGCAGGCCGGCGACGTACTGGCACGTGTCAGCCGCGAAGCTTCGAAAACGCGCGACATCACCGGCGGTCTGCCGCGCGTTGCCGAATTATTCGAAGCGCGCATTCCAAAGGACAACAGCGTCATCGCAAAGATCAGCGGTCGCATTGAATTCGTCAAGGATTACAAGGCGAAGCGCAAGATTGCGATCGTTCCCGAGGAAGGTGATCCGGTCGAATATCTCATCCCCAAGTCCAAGGTGCTTGAGGTTCAGGAAGGCGACCAGGTGAAGCGCGGCGACGCGCTGATCTCGGGCTCGCCGAACCCGCACGACATTCTGGACGTCATGGGGGTTGAGGCTCTCGCCGAATTCCTCGTCGCCGAAATCCAGGAAGTCTATCGACTGCAGGGCGTGAAGATCAACGACAAGCACATCGAGGTGATCGTTCGCCAGATGCTGCAAAAAGTCGAGATCACCAACGGCGGCGACACCACGCTGCTGCCGGGCGAACAGCTCGATTATCTGGAGATGATGGAATATAACGCCAAACTGCCGAAAAATGGCAAGCCCGCGGAAGGCCGTCCGGTCCTCCTCGGCATCACCAAGGCGTCGCTGCAAACCCGCAGCTTCGTTTCGGCGGCGTCCTTCCAGGAAACGACCCGCGTTCTCACCGAAGCTTCGGTACAGGGCAAGGTCGACTCGCTGCAGGGCCTCAAGGAAAATGTCATCGTCGGCCGCCTGATCCCGGCAGGTACGGGCGCGGCGATGAACCGCGTGCGTGTCACCGCTTCATCGAAGGATGCCGCGCTTCGTGCAGCGATGCGCGCCGCAAGCGATGCGCAACTCGCCGCGTCCGAAAGCGTCAAGCAGGCAGCGGCGGCTGAACCCGCTCCTGTTGCGGAGGCTGTCGCCAGCGACGATGTGATCGTGGAAGAACGTCCCGAGGGCGAAGCCTGA